DNA sequence from the Puntigrus tetrazona isolate hp1 chromosome 2, ASM1883169v1, whole genome shotgun sequence genome:
AAAATGTATCTGTTATAAATCTCTGCTCTGGAGCTTTTGGTATAATATTTGCTTTACAGTGTTGCAAACTCGGTGCGGTTCATAAGcaatactgtaaatgtatacatgtatgttttCAGGGTTGACGTTTGTTTAACTGGCGTTGTTTTTGCTTCTTTGTGAATCCATCGGAACAGAAGGTCCGTACCAAGGGCTACCTGAGTGTTCACTGAATCACAAAGCGTTGTAGGTAAAGCAGCTCAAAGGCAATTCTGGATATCTCTTCACCTTTTTGTATTGTAGTGattttctaaaatgattttaatttaagaaagacaaagtgccatttttattttttcctgttctGTACTAATCAGACGCTGTACTAAAGCATTTTAGTTTGccttattttatcaaaaaaaaaaaacagaaaatcaactTAAATAAAGCAAGTTCTTTCACATATATGCCATTAGTTAGATTGACCTATTTTTACAACAgtcattattttagatttttttttttttaaagaataagaTATTAGCCTTTTATCTAACAACAGACTTTTGCCAAACATGCTTTAGGATTCACCGTCATTACGAAGAGAAAGATATTTCTCTCTTACAAGAAAACATAGAGCACTTTTCCTGCTGCAAAGGTTAATTGTCATGGCAACAAATTATATTCATGTTCAGTCATAAATAAGTGGATGATGACACATTCAGCAAATGcttaataaatttcattttctgtctaaaaaaaaaggagtgTAATTATTTCACTTTGCGAGAAATGCAAAAATTTGAATGTCCAGTATTTCTATCCTGCTATATGCAATTTTGATGGTTTTGTATGCaaactaatttatatttaatctttgTGTAGATACAAAGTTAAAGCTAAACTGTGATACTTTTGGCCCTCTGGTGGTTAAAGCATAAAACCGCTAGTCATTTGTGgtgaaattatttctttttaacagggTCCCTGCACGCCTTTCTGTTTGTAGGTCACTtgacaaaatgcattcatttagaaacatctTGCAATATTATACTGGACCACTGCTAAAACTCATTTATTAAGGCGCTTGAGATTCGATAAGAACGTAAACccttgtaaataaatgttaaataaaatactatactCTCATTTAAATCACCCATGTGTAatatactgtgtttttaaacataaaactgcaaaaaagagAGCGTAAGAAAAAtcgtactgtattttttaaactgtgttttttaacaattgtgaaaataaatacaaatgttaacagCTAAGCCATTACTCAAGTCGGTAAATAAGAATCTAAATGTTGAACTGAGAGTCCAATGATTAGATTGAATGCGagtcaaaacaaacatttgcattgatttttttggggttgttttgttctttgttcACTTTCGTGTGACGAGAAATGCAGACTTCAGATAACGCATCCTGGAAAAACCTGCCTCACGAAAGACTAAATGCATTccgttatgtttttaaaatcatttcatcatcattattaatcatttaaagtgtttaatgGCTCAACGTAGAGTTTCTACTGTATCTTGCCGCTTTTTATTGCGAAACACTTGCTAgtatcaaaaatgaaatgctcTCTAATACAAGTATTTCCTATTTGAGGGTTGAAGCGCAGCATCATCTGTTTATTTGTGAAAGTGAGTGTATAAGGCTGTTGTCACAGATGAGAGGAGGGCTTGCTGGCTAGGTCACGGGTTTAAGGTCTAATCCTGTGTTATCTAGTCTACTAGGCTCTAGGTCTCCCTGACTTTATAATGCACAGTTTTCTACAAGAAAATTCAGCATGCAGCAAAGCAATACTTTGTCTCTGTATTATGTGGTAAGTTGGATTATTTTGCTTAATGAGCATGAATATGCAGAGCGTTTTATTGGTTTCCAGTAACTCTTTTTTGCTTCACTTTTTAGTGCTCACCATTTAGAGAACTACTGTAGAATTCAGCTGTGCACTGATCGATCGGAtttgcaaagaaataaatacaagctaatatgtagtttttttatgatttcgaggccatgattaaaaatgtaaaaagtcattttggctcaaaatatttcacaaaattgtaggtttcaaaataaatttattgtAGACAATGTCTTGAATAGTTGATCAAACACTAGTAAGcttaaactatttaataatgtattgttcatataataaaagtaacaatacaataaaataatactactgATAAAAAAAGCTCTCAGAAAAGCTCAGATGCCActgggttttatttttgttttaatgcaattaaattcaGACATTTTCAAGCGCGACTTGCTTTGTGTCGAATACCTTTAAGTAGTGCTTAAATATTGCAATTGCAAATCTGAATTCTGCAGTTTGTTATAAATGACCTTACATATAGCTTGCACAAACAGCATAAATCTGTTTCCAACAGTGCTGTGGTGCTTTGTCGTTCAGAAGACAGGACCGCTGAGCAACCGCCTAAAGATCCAGTGGACTGTTCACTGTCTGAATGGTCTTCATGGACACGCTGTGACCCCTGCCTTAAGAAGAGGGTGAGGATGAAGTTAGGTCTGGTTGtctgtcttcttcttcttttgaatCCATTCATCCCATCTCCTGGTTTGGCACtattagcgtagcttagcatagatcattgaatccgtaGCAACGCATTcgaaaattaatatttttaaaacttgtcATTTTCGAAAgcgatgcttctggtctaatctgattcaatgatctatgctaagctatgctaaaagagCTATCGTCAAactcggctgaatggattcaaaaacggtaaaccTCAACTTTTTAACTGGAGAATgagactgcttttgtgctccagggtcacatttagtCTTTGCAGCATaattcagtgtcacgtgatcgtGTCTTCAAaccatgtttttataaatgcgAGGAATGACCACACACTCGTGTATCTTCAGTATCGTTATGCCACGCTGGTCCAGCCGTCTGAGTTCGGAGGAGATCAGTGTCACGATCAGGGCCGAGAGGAGGAAGCCTGCACGTCTCCGTCACGATACTCCTGTCAGAAACCCGCTCCTCCGTGCCAGGGCTTTCTCTGCACCGTCTCAGGTGACCCTCACAGCACCGTCTCAGGGAACTACAAGACCGGCAAACATGATTGCATTTCTAGTCCTATCATTTAATTGCGCCATTGCTTTTTTGGCCAACAAACAATTTGATCACAAACGTATTTACAGCAAAATGACAacatatccacctttttcctgcGCCGCTTATTATGAGAGTAATTCCGTTAAAACTCAACAATCAGTGAAATGGTGTATATCAGTgaaatttaatctaaaaattcAATTGGCCTATAATAATGTGATtgttttttcaatcattttttcaatcatttacagtgaaaaatacaactgcattaaataatattatacaattctttagtatgtttaattatatatatatatatatatatatatatatatatatatatatatatatatatatatatatttggaataATTTTTCAACTAAATGAAACAGCAGTAGATGCCAGTAATGAGCTTTtaatgagtgagtcattgagtcattcattcaagtGATTCgtttaaacaaaaaactcaTCAGTTGTTTATGCATGGAACTTTGATTGGACTGATTGGTTCAATGAAACTTTGATTGGACTGATTCgttcaaaacactgaatcattcatcaATGAATCAGAGGGTTGCTATGAGATGCGCTACGGGTCCGTAACTTAATATTAAAGTACTTGCTTTATGAACTGTTTATTGAACTAGTAAACAGTCGTAATGGTGGAAAGGGCTTGTGAAGTGTCCTAACTAATggtattttaaatctaaaaacgtTAGATTTCGAACCTCACAACTTTCCTTGTGttgagtgtttttattcataccGTCAATAAAAGCATCACAGTAACCCAGCTATGTCCACTGTTCGccacttattttaaatgtaaaatgatatttGCAGGGTTTGCAtagttatttttgattattgatgttttaatcaCGTTACTTGAAGCGTTCATGCCCAATTTAAACCCTGTGTTTTACCGGGAAACAGATATTGTACCGCTACTAAAGCAGctcctagtggtgaagaatgaatttgcattttcattcagaccaagagagacaataactttatacgcTGCGCATTTTCAGATGTagcatgttttcattcactcagAGCTGCGTCACACGCTGCATGAAAGTAATAAATAgaggaaattaaaatataaattttcaaCAAGAATGAAAGGAATTATTTTCCCTACGACTGAAATTTTACGGCTCATTCAGTCCAGGGATCAAACTTATTTTTAGAGCTACTTTGAAACGACTCGATTTCATCTTTTTGCATGGAACTTTCCCAAACCAGAAGAGCATCCCTGTCGTTTAAAACACAGTAGAAGCATTTCTTGATTCGTTTTAGTCAGTTACTACAATTCTGTAAAGACAGGGCTGTGTGGTGTAACAGGTCGCTGTGTGCTGGAGGCTCTGCGCTGTAACGGGGATGATGACTGTGGAGATGGCTCTGATGAACTGGGCTGCAACAAAGTGCACAAGGCCTGTAATCAGCCGACCGAGGAGTATTATGGAATCGAGAATCTTGCCAAAGGGTGCGTGTGTTTAATACACTCATAACTAACATACACTAGTAAGagcatgcattttcttttagtcTGGGtagtattgtgtttttttgcttatgtttttacatttagtgcATATTGCTTAGTATGCGATACTGACCATCTTAAATTGTTATCTTAGAAAtgatataattgtaaaataaaattataagtaCATTCTAAATCATATTTCATCACTTGTAATGCTTTACACTTATTTTGGCATGTTGACTAACCTACTAAAGCACATGTAAATTATTGATTATAATTGTAGTGTTGTTTGTTGCCTATCAATACATTCGGCAGTACATTTTAATCATATCAAACACAACAAGCCTAATAAAATGTCAGTGTGTTAGGCTGATGTTTCAAACTACTGTATTGTATGCGAAATCCGTTTTCAATGCCATACTGTATGCTGTATCGTTTTTCATATTGCAGTTCATTGCAACGTTTGTTCATTTAAGGATATTGTTCCTGTGCTTGAGCCAAATGCAAAAACTGATTCTGCGCTGTGGATCAGGTCTTTGAAGATAACCTGTTGCTATTCCCAGATTCAATATTTTGAACGGTCAACTGGAAGCAGCGGTGCTTGATAACCGATACTACGCTGGAAGCTGCTTGCCTCATTTTGTTCAAGATGTTCGCTACAGAAAGCCATATAATACACAGCAGTACATGATAGAGgtatgtttcatatttaaaagttaGAGCTGCGGTACAGAAGATTAGTGTTTGGCACTGCGTTTTTGTTATTAAGCTGGTCAAGTCATGTGATTTTAGTAGACTATAACTGTTTTCACATTTTGATGGTTCTCCACTAGAGGCGTCTGATCCTTTAACCAACCATGATAGtctaagaaacatttttaacccGTCTTAGGTCAGTTTTATGATGTACACgtacatttacagttttatgaTGACAAACACGTGTATAATGAAAAATAGAGTTAATTCTTTAGCCACAAACTAcccaaaacacataaaacaattttaaaaaggaCAAACTTTTAGGACGGTCACCGTTATTGGCTAACCAGTAACTGGCAGATAATTTGACTGTTAATCGTGAATCAAAGTCATACATATCCGCGAGATTTGGTCACAAATTAACAATTAGTTTCCTCATTTTAGTTAAATCGTGGAAGTGTTTTACTGATTCTTTCTCTTGCTTTAGTTCATTCGTGTCCATTATTCAACTCAATTAAAACAAGAGAACTATTTAGGAGAACATCGCCACAACCTTTGTTTTATTGGGCAAGCGTTGACctgctttttaacattaactCTGATTCATAATTACCAGTAACTTGCCTTTTTGCACCTGAGAATATCTTTTATACTGTAGCGACTAAACACTGATTCAGAACTTTGGCAtctgtttttactatatatgtGTGAAATAATTTACTCTGTTATTTCCAGACCAAGGGCTCTTATGATTTCACACTGGAGGTGTATGAATCTTACAATGAATACTTCAAGAGTGAAACAAAAGCAACTTTGTCCAAAACCAGCGTCTCATTTGGAGTTTCTTTTCCTAATACCTTTGATTTAAGCTTTAAATATAATGACCACAAGTACAAGAAGTTGGTGACCAAGATGCGAAACTTTTCAGGGACGGTAAGCATTGACTTTTCATTGAAACTTCATTTGAGCTATATTCAGTCATTTATTGAGATTAAAATGCTCTGGCAGCTTCATAATTTTAATAGATGTTAGGTggtttcttaactttttttagttaataataatttccttttatacttttttaccTCATTCGAATAGCACATAAAAATCGATAGGAATTGAAAAATGGTCCTGAAAAGCATAAGAGCATGCTTCGCAGCTCCTTgttcaagtttttgttttgtcaagaCTTGACTGTTGCAACGCTGTCTAGGCATGTCTTCCAGCCAATTTCATCAAACCTCTACAATTAATCCAACATTAATCTTTAAAGAGCTGAAAAGAACGCATGTCCCAATCATTAATTTGCACCAATAGCTGCTCGTATAAAAGCTGCTTTGTCAAAGTACTTGTCAAAGTACTTGCATATCGCATATTCCCGACCAGACTGTGAAGCCAGTcatgatttttttctgtgttgcCCTCAGAAAAAGAAATTTCTCCGCGCTCACTCTGAGCTTGAGGTAGTGCGCTATGCTTTAAAGACATCGGACCTGATGTTACACCCCGATTTCCAGTCCCGCTTGCAAGCCCTGCCACTGGAGTACACATACGGTGAATATCGGCAGCTCTACAGCGACTACGGGACACACTTCATCAGAGAGGCGACTCTCGGTGGAGATTTTGAGTATACTATTGTCTTCAACAATGAGACATTAGAGAAAGATGGTAGGTAAAAACATCAAAGCAAGGACAACCATGTTATTCCAAAGGCTGAGACTATTGAACGTGTTGTCTTTCGCTAAAGATTACAAGCTTGAAGAGATCAAGAAATGTGTACAAGTTGGGCTTAAAGTTGGAGCCGTAATCCAGGGGGTGTATGTAGGTGTAGGAGGTTCAGCTGGTGGGTGTAAAGGCCTGCTGGACGAGCTTGGAGGTAAGCAAAAACCTCAATACTGAGAACTTAAtatgtgtactttttttgtgcaatttctCCAACCTGTGCATAGACTTCACCAGAGTGTTTAGAATACCTGTTTGGAAACAACCATTAACTCCACTGCCTGCTGTTTGGAGTACAATATCTATTTTAGAGTcactaatgtttatttaaagtcagCATATGTATGCCTTCTTACAGACATTGTCAAGGCGTTCCTTTACGCTACCGCAAACCAAGTGATTATGGAAAGCATTACATAACTATAACTGTATAATTTATAGTGCAGTTTGTATTTGGAAGCAGATCAGATacaaattttgaaataaagccattttctttccttttaccGATCAGTGGGAACCTTTAGTTACCCCTTCTACTATGGATGTTGATTTTACAAAATGGACGGACTTAGGTCTTCAGACTATTGGAAACCTGTTCATGAATGGCACTTTTGCCTCCTTTAGTCAGCTGCGGGATCAATATGGTTTGCATGCAAGTAAGATATTTGCAGCTAAGGGATTATGTAAGAAAGCCTTGTCTTAACTCCTGCTAGTAACAATAACTTCTGGATTGTTTTATTGAATACcttaataaaaagatttaaatcacagataatattattttaatattatacactTTTCACTGTAATGTTTTCTCAGTGGCTTCGGGAAGTGATTTGTAGAGAGGGTGGGATCTTACGCTCACAAAGCGAGCTTGCTCTTGATAGCCTCTTGGAAACCGCcttaactgtaaaaatactgtACTTTTTTCTGGCTTTTCAGATTCCAGTAAAGCGAGGGGATTGGTTGAGGATGTGTTTATTGTGGTCAGAGGTGGTGACAGTGAAACAGTCTCACGTCTAGCTGCAAAACAGCTGCCAACTCCAGACGTCATGCAGCTGTGGGGCGATGCTGTGTTCTACAATCCAGACTTCATTCACAAGAAGGTAATATTTTTAACCTGtatgtgttttcctttttatttctttaatttttaaaatgtgggtgttacgccacaccagcagagggagccctcgccCGAGTACTGACTCgtctccactccctctgcgctcatttcctgtttggccGACATAAAGCCGGAGCGCACGGCATGCTTTACGCGAAGTAtgatctctgtctgtttgttcttAGTTGATTCCTGGCTTTGCCCCTTTGCTTTGATTGCTGTATTGGACTGTTTGTAGGTATAGGTAGAAATTAGATGCTGATAGCAATGGATTTTATTTACACCAATcgaaaatagcagcattatttaGGGATATGgtatttacactaaatgcaaatagcattttctgctatttatactatACTATTATTGGGGTGGggattatctgcacctcagtactGAAGTACTGAATGCAACTTAAtgagtttaaatgttaatttaaattcaaattattaattagaaGCCATGGGACTGAAAAAGCCCTACACCTACCCTATCCCTACccaattattttaaactttttgattatttcctttatttttattgaaaataaatgcttttctgatgtgatttgaaatttaaaaagggggaaaaaaacagaaggcTGATTCGAACCCATGCCTACCGCGTCAAAATAAACCCATCATACATTTTCCCATCTGCACCACATGAGCTGCCATCACATGACTCTTTTGTAATGATAACTATATGGTGGGGTGGGTGGCTTTATTGTAAATAGTCACTGCCAATAAGGTgggctatttgcacttagtacagtatatactgtatggaAAAAAGCGTCACTATCTTGAGACAGAACAAAGGCACTGTCATGTTTtcagatcagtcagtgcaagccTTGTCTGTAAAACTGGGGGCTAGAGCATAATCAGCCTAATGATGGTTAGAAATACTacacttacaaaaaaatgatgtttacaGAAAGCATATATAGAGAAAATGGCAGCGGCCACAAACTCGACCCCTGAGGAACGCCACATACTAAAGGAGCCAATGTGGAAAATTAAGAATTGCAACTACCTAGCAACTGTCCTGTTCTGTAAATATGGCTGTGCCCTTTGCCTAACCCAACACTTCAGACAGTTAAAAAGAATCAATTGTATCAAAAGCAGCAGTTCTAATAAAATGTGATCCTAAGTCCAAAGATAATGGTATATCATCTGTAACCTTAAGCTGTGCAGATCAATAGAAGGTACCTAAAGCCTGCCAGTGACGtatcaaaaatatcattattatttattctctaTAGGGATGGGGAGATcattccaccagccaggaataGTGAACAAGAATGCTCTTGAGAGAGATTTTGAGCCTCTCTGTGATAGTAACATTCACAGATCTAAGGCTTCTGGGTGGCTTCTAGTAGATTAAATAttggatattttatatttcttcattGTCCAAACCGTTTGTGCTTTGAAGGGTTGCAggacctctttttttttttttacacagataGAACCACTCTATGAGTTGGTGCCGTCCCGTGACCCACAGGCTAACATCCTGAAGAAAAACCTGAAGAGAGCTTTGTCAGAGTACCTGAAAGAAACCAGCTCCTGTCGCTGCTCGCCCTGTCTCAATAACGGCATGGCAATGCTTAAAGGTATGAATAACCAGAAACCACCAACATCTAAACAGTAACGGTTTATTtggaaaacagtcattttaattaagagTTCTAAGCAAGATTacaaaaaagagcattttaaagaaaacatacaATTTATTTGGGGCATATGTggaaattattttcttaaatatttaaatatctcaaGTGTTGGAAGTTCCTTTAAAtctatatgatttttttttaggcagAAGGTGTATTTGTGTTTGCCCAGCTGGTTTCAGAGGAGTGAGCTGTGAGATAACCAAACGAAAAGGTTTGTCTGTTGGCCTGTTATCTATATAAAAAAGAGCAATGTTTTTGTCCTGTTCAGAATGTGGTGTGGATGTCCATTGAGTATATATgcctttttaacttttttggcATTTTCTTAACATTTACAGCATTGGCAGTAGATGGCAGTTGGAGCTGTTGGTCTTCATGGTCCACCTGCTCACAAAAGTCCCAAAAACGCACTCGTCAGTGTAACAATCCAGCACCGCAGAACGGCGGAGTAACATGCCCTGGGAAAGAAGAGGAATTAGCTGattgcatctaaaatatctgacatttcacaaataacaGTAATGACACAGCAAGCAATAGCTTTATTCTGAAATGTATAATGCTTACTGCCAAATATGGACATGAGCTATTTTCTTTAACCAGggctgtaataaaaataaataataataattgatggAAAAATGTTGAATGTATAGAAAATGCTTTCGTAATATCATTATATACAAGTATTTCCTGGCCGAATTACACCTCAAagccaaaataaatgatataagaaattacattttaaattattattattcattactgtaatgtttcCAGATGTTTTGCATTGGGGTTAAATGTTTCCCGTCTGATGAACCCTGGTCGAAAGTcttccagcatcctgaagactCAGTGGAGGAGTCTGTTGCCTGGTCCTGTACTTGGGTTGCATGCCATTAATCACCCTTTTTAGTGGACTAGGTGCTATTCTCTTTTGGTAATACTTTATGCTATTATGGTGGAGTTTCCCTTGGTGAACCTGTGTC
Encoded proteins:
- the LOC122361024 gene encoding complement component C8 beta chain-like isoform X1, which gives rise to MHSFLQENSACSKAILCLCIMCAVVLCRSEDRTAEQPPKDPVDCSLSEWSSWTRCDPCLKKRYRYATLVQPSEFGGDQCHDQGREEEACTSPSRYSCQKPAPPCQGFLCTVSGRCVLEALRCNGDDDCGDGSDELGCNKVHKACNQPTEEYYGIENLAKGFNILNGQLEAAVLDNRYYAGSCLPHFVQDVRYRKPYNTQQYMIETKGSYDFTLEVYESYNEYFKSETKATLSKTSVSFGVSFPNTFDLSFKYNDHKYKKLVTKMRNFSGTKKKFLRAHSELEVVRYALKTSDLMLHPDFQSRLQALPLEYTYGEYRQLYSDYGTHFIREATLGGDFEYTIVFNNETLEKDDYKLEEIKKCVQVGLKVGAVIQGVYVGVGGSAGGCKGLLDELGDSSKARGLVEDVFIVVRGGDSETVSRLAAKQLPTPDVMQLWGDAVFYNPDFIHKKIEPLYELVPSRDPQANILKKNLKRALSEYLKETSSCRCSPCLNNGMAMLKGRRCICVCPAGFRGVSCEITKRKALAVDGSWSCWSSWSTCSQKSQKRTRQCNNPAPQNGGVTCPGKEEELADCI
- the LOC122361024 gene encoding complement component C8 beta chain-like isoform X4 gives rise to the protein MSTEAELQADVKLAVKKESRRRGRDRSEQALIQRFRAEGVSYKAKLIGIDDVTATRGDKLCQDSMMKLKGIAASARSKGSHKQRIFLTVSFGGIKIYDERSGVLQHHHSVHEISYIAKDTRDHRAFGYVCGKKGNHKFVAIKTSHSAEPVILDLRDLFTLVYDIKQREESQKKAQKDKHCEQAVYQTILEDEIDDPVYQYIVFEAGHEPLRGHQSEESVYQVPTSQQKDGIYDVPKHHLMTNINQFDIFGDMATPPDILSMPASPATTLDPGRRRRQHRPELFTHFSPPAVPSGYMTMGAIQAAHWTQQSFATQAAPMAFGVQGPLQVAQMLPGGQPVIWGQANLFHSPATGQQQWAFVPAQTVGMGAHPIPAAVLQGLVPVTAMRPHSCEPPETSSNIVSPQHCVETTLRESGSKDALNTDTQEETIAVQICTSEHDAAQSSGKQEMDCCGELDVSQLRLTSESSVSPSPTDSCATPGPEQETMSLAAAPSIEPLLLTTRESLDSVPEALEACAQTISTDEISPDCQRNPPDSSQLDVQRQMSSGAVVLCRSEDRTAEQPPKDPVDCSLSEWSSWTRCDPCLKKRYRYATLVQPSEFGGDQCHDQGREEEACTSPSRYSCQKPAPPCQGFLCTVSGRCVLEALRCNGDDDCGDGSDELGCNKVHKACNQPTEEYYGIENLAKGFNILNGQLEAAVLDNRYYAGSCLPHFVQDVRYRKPYNTQQYMIETKGSYDFTLEVYESYNEYFKSETKATLSKTSVSFGVSFPNTFDLSFKYNDHKYKKLVTKMRNFSGTKKKFLRAHSELEVVRYALKTSDLMLHPDFQSRLQALPLEYTYGEYRQLYSDYGTHFIREATLGGDFEYTIVFNNETLEKDDYKLEEIKKCVQVGLKVGAVIQGVYVGVGGSAGGCKGLLDELGDSSKARGLVEDVFIVVRGGDSETVSRLAAKQLPTPDVMQLWGDAVFYNPDFIHKKIEPLYELVPSRDPQANILKKNLKRALSEYLKETSSCRCSPCLNNGMAMLKGRRCICVCPAGFRGVSCEITKRKALAVDGSWSCWSSWSTCSQKSQKRTRQCNNPAPQNGGVTCPGKEEELADCI